The Lysinibacillus timonensis nucleotide sequence AATAAAAGATATAGCGATTTTCGGTTTACTTTTTGCAGTAATCCAGTTCTTTATTATTCAATCATTTAATATGAAATTTGTAATAGATTATATTTATGATGTTGAAACAATAGCCGTTCAAATTGATTTAATTAGTACATTACTCTTTGCTTTTATTTTGTCTGCTTTATGCTTCTATGGTGGAGGATATTTAAGAAAAGTATTAGGAAAATAATATTGCATTGTAAAGGCGGTCTTATAGGCCGTCTTTTACTATCCTCAAAGAAAACTCAGTGCAAATGGAAGTATGTTAAAGTGGGTGTCTGAATTTTACATTTATTCATGTTTTCAGCGATTTTCAAGGGATTAACCTTGTGCAGTTTATTGGAAAACACTATCATTATTGTGAAGGATAGGTGATGACGGTGAATAGTACTAAGGATGCCATGTTAGATTACATTCATTTTTTACGAGTAGAACGTCAGCTTTCCGATAATACGTTAGCTTCTTACCGTAGAGATTTAGAAAGTTACGTGGAACATTTACATAATGTACAAGGGATTGATAATTTAAACGAAGTAGAAAGAACAAATATATTAATGCATTTGGATACTTTGCGTACAAATGGTATATCCGCTCGTACAATTGCGCGGCATATATCGTCTATTCGTTCCTTCCATCAATTTTTATTGCGAGAAAAAGTTACGGATACTGATCCGACCGTGCACTTGGATATGCCACAAATAGATCAAAAGCTACCGAAAGTATTATCGATTGAGGAAGTTGATGCCTTAATTGCTGCACCGAATCGTGATAAGCCTCAAGGAATTCGCGATACGGCTATGTTAGAATTGCTCTATGCTTCTGGAATGCGAATTAGCGAGTGTATCGATTTAAATGTAAATGATGTCCATTTAACAATGGGCTTCGTCCGGGTATTTGGGAAAGGTGGCAAAGAGCGGATAATTCCACTAGGTAAAACCGCTATTTCTGCTCTTGACGTATATTTGCAAATCGCAAGGGATAAATTGCAAGGGAAATATCCAAAAACAGATGCGTTTTTTATCAATCAAAGAGGAAAACGCTTGACTAGGCAGGGTTGCTGGAAGCTTTTAAAAGAACATGCTGAAAAGGCAAACATTAAAAAGGAGATTACTCCACACACATTGAGACATAGTTTTGCGACCCATTTAATAGAGAATGGTGCAGACTTACGTGCAGTTCAAGAAATGTTAGGTCATGCAGATATATCAACAACGCAAATCTATACGCACATTAGTAAAACAAGATTATCAGAGGTTTATAAGCAGTTTCATCCGAGGGCTTAACTTTTAGTTGGCAGCAGTAATAAAATGTCTTTTGGTTGAGTTGGTTACTAGTAAGAATCAACAGTAATCAATATATAGAAATGCTCCATTTTAAACACTTAAATACTCATATTGAAATATGAATTTATGAAAAAGTAAAAAGCTATAACGAATTGATCAACAGGAGGATATTCATATGAAACCCTTTAAAAGAATACATTTAATCGTCATGGATTCAGTAGGTATCGGTGAGGCGCCAGATGCTCATCAATTTGGAGACGAAGGTTCAGATACTCTAGGCCATATCGCAGAAAAAATGAATGGTTTAACTATGCCGAATCTAGAAGCATTTGGTTTATCGAATATTCGGGAAATAAAAGGAATTAAAACAGTGGCCACACCGAAGGCATTTTACGGCAAAATGCAGGAGGCTTCAGTTGGAAAAGATACAATGACTGGTCACTGGGAAATCATGGGGCTTAATATCGACAAACCATTTAAAGTGTACCCCGAAGGTTTTCCTAAAGAGCTAATTGACCAGTTAGAAGAGAGAACTGGCCGTAAAGTCATTGGGAATATACCTGCAAGTGGAACAGAAATCATTGAAGAGTTAGGCAAAGAGCATATGGAAACAGGAGCGATTATTGTCTATACATCGGCTGATCCAGTGCTTCAAATTGCTGCACACGAAGAGATTATTCCATTAGAGGAGCTTTACCGAATTTGTGAAATTGCACGTGAATTGACGTTGCAACCAGACTTCCTTGTTGGCCGGGTGATAGCGCGCCCATTCATTGGAACTCCAGGTAACTTCGCTCGTACTTCCAATAGACACGACTATGCATTAAAACCGTTTGGTCGTACAACAATGAACGAATTAAAGGATACTGGCTTTGACGTAATTGCAATTGGGAAAATCTCTGACATTTACAATGGTGAAGGGGTAACGGAAGCTATTCGTACAAAAAATAACACAGATGGAATGGATCAACTTGCGCAAGTGGTGAAACGTGATTTTCATGGTATAAGCTTTTTAAACTTAGTTGACTTTGATGCAAACTATGGTCATCGTCGAGATCCGATAGGGTACGGTGAAGCACTTGAAGAATTTGATCGCCGTCTACCAGAAGTATTAGCTGAACTAGGTGAAGATGATTTACTAATCATTACGGCGGATCATGGAAACGATCCTACATTCCCAGGTACTGATCATACACGTGAGTATGTTCCATTACTCATTTATTCACCAAGATTTAATGGTGGCGAAGAACTGCCACTTCGTAATACATTTGCAGATATTGCTGCAACAATTGCTGAAAACTTTGGTGTTCAAGCACCACCATTCGGCACAAGTTTCTTATCTAATCTTAAATTATAATTCGGTCCGATTTTCAATTAATAATAGTATGTAAAATTTGAGTTCAACAGCAACTCAAAAACGATGTAATGAGGAGGCCACTCAAAATGAGAATGGTAGATATTATTGAGAAGAAGCGAAATGGGGAAGAGTTATCATTAGAAGAAATTCGTTTCTTTGTACAAGGCTATACAAACGGTGAGATTCCGGATTATCAAGTTAGTGCATTAATGATGGCTATATACTTCCAAGATATGACTGAACGGGAACGTGCAGATTTAACGATGGCTATGGTTCAATCGGGAGATCAAATTGATTTAACTCAAATTGAAGGTATTAAGGTAGATAAACATTCAACAGGTGGTGTGGGCGATACAACAACTCTATCACTGGCTGCAATGGTTGCAGCTTGTGGTGTTCCTGTTGCAAAAATGAGTGGTCGTGGGCTCGGTCATACAGGTGGAACGATTGATAAATTAGAATCAATTGAAGGATTCCACGTTGAGCTATCAAGTGAGCAATTTGTTAAACAAGTAAACGAAATAAAAATGGCTGTTATTGGGCAAAGTGGAAATTTAACACCAGCTGATAAAAAATTATATGCACTACGTGATGTTACGGCCACTGTTCCAAGCATCCCGTTAATTGCAAGTTCTATTATGTCTAAGAAAATCGCTGCTGGAGCAGATGCAATTGTACTTGATGTAAAAACAGGTGAAGGTGCATTTATGAAAACGATTGCGGAAGCGGAAGAACTTGCCCATGCGATGGTGGAAATTGGTAATAACGTTGGTCGTAAAACGATGGCCATTATTTCAGATATGAGCCAGCCTCTTGGGTTTGCAATTGGTAACGCGTTAGAAGTTCAAGAAGCAATCGATACGTTAAAAGGTGAAGGTCCAAAGGATTTACAAGAGCTTTGCTATAC carries:
- the xerD gene encoding site-specific tyrosine recombinase XerD; translated protein: MNSTKDAMLDYIHFLRVERQLSDNTLASYRRDLESYVEHLHNVQGIDNLNEVERTNILMHLDTLRTNGISARTIARHISSIRSFHQFLLREKVTDTDPTVHLDMPQIDQKLPKVLSIEEVDALIAAPNRDKPQGIRDTAMLELLYASGMRISECIDLNVNDVHLTMGFVRVFGKGGKERIIPLGKTAISALDVYLQIARDKLQGKYPKTDAFFINQRGKRLTRQGCWKLLKEHAEKANIKKEITPHTLRHSFATHLIENGADLRAVQEMLGHADISTTQIYTHISKTRLSEVYKQFHPRA
- the deoB gene encoding phosphopentomutase gives rise to the protein MKPFKRIHLIVMDSVGIGEAPDAHQFGDEGSDTLGHIAEKMNGLTMPNLEAFGLSNIREIKGIKTVATPKAFYGKMQEASVGKDTMTGHWEIMGLNIDKPFKVYPEGFPKELIDQLEERTGRKVIGNIPASGTEIIEELGKEHMETGAIIVYTSADPVLQIAAHEEIIPLEELYRICEIARELTLQPDFLVGRVIARPFIGTPGNFARTSNRHDYALKPFGRTTMNELKDTGFDVIAIGKISDIYNGEGVTEAIRTKNNTDGMDQLAQVVKRDFHGISFLNLVDFDANYGHRRDPIGYGEALEEFDRRLPEVLAELGEDDLLIITADHGNDPTFPGTDHTREYVPLLIYSPRFNGGEELPLRNTFADIAATIAENFGVQAPPFGTSFLSNLKL
- a CDS encoding pyrimidine-nucleoside phosphorylase, encoding MRMVDIIEKKRNGEELSLEEIRFFVQGYTNGEIPDYQVSALMMAIYFQDMTERERADLTMAMVQSGDQIDLTQIEGIKVDKHSTGGVGDTTTLSLAAMVAACGVPVAKMSGRGLGHTGGTIDKLESIEGFHVELSSEQFVKQVNEIKMAVIGQSGNLTPADKKLYALRDVTATVPSIPLIASSIMSKKIAAGADAIVLDVKTGEGAFMKTIAEAEELAHAMVEIGNNVGRKTMAIISDMSQPLGFAIGNALEVQEAIDTLKGEGPKDLQELCYTLGSQMVVLGGKAESIEQARTMLTDVVKNGSALEVFKKFVAAQGGDPSVVDNPSLLPQAKYKIDVAAKQSGFISKIEADDIGIAAMLLGAGRATKESTIDLAVGLVLRKKVGDEVKIGDPLVTVHTNHMDIDDVIQKLYAHIEITEEKVEAPQLIKKIITQ